The region GTTGATCGTGTAGATCAAGTCGTAGGTTTTGGCCAATGTGCTGATGTCCGTATAAACGGGTTGCTTGATCAGCGGCAGTAGTTCCGGGTCAATCTCGGCGGCATCAACGGCACCAGCCGGGAACCGGTTAGCGTATTCACCATTGCCCGCACCGAAATCCAGGATGGCTTCACCGGGTCGAATATCGCTTGATACCCATTTGAAGAGACCTCCGTTGTAATTTATGGCGTGACTCATCATGGCCAGATTGTCGGCCCCGTTGTAATCTACCTTTTCTGCCGTTTGTTTGGCCTGACTCATAACTATTTAGAAGACGAAGTAAACGTGATAACGTTCGATGCTTTCTTTACTGAGCACGAAGTTATCAAACGAATCGTCATTTTTAGTCCAGGGTGTTGAGCATTTTTTGCGTGGCCTTAATGGCCGATACCGTCTGATCTGAATCGAGTCCGCGGGTTTTAAACTCCCCATTTTTGTGTTTCCAGGTGATAATGGTCTCACAAAGGGCGTCTGTTCGGCCCCCGGTCGGAATGCGTACGGCGTAATCCGTCAGTAAAGGCAAGGTCAGTTTCTTTTTGACGTAAATCTTCTTCAGGGCGTTCATGAACGCGTCGTACTGGCCATCGCCCTGGGCACTTTCTTCAAAATGCTCCTCATCAATGCGAACCCGTAAGGTAGCCGAAGGCTTAAGGTCTTTTGAATGCGTCAGTACATAATTGAGCACCTCTACCCGCGATGCGAACGAATTCGTATTCAATACATCGGAAATAACATAGGGTAAGTCCTCACGCGTGACAACCTCTTTCTGGTCGCCCAGTTCGATAACCCGCTGCGTTACTTTCTTGAGGTCGTCTTCCGATAGCTGAATACCCAGTTCGCGCAGGTTGTTCTCGATGTTGGCTTTGCCCGACATTTTGCCGAGCGCGTAGCTGCGTTTGCGGCCAAACCGTTCGGGCAGCAGGGCATTGAAATAGAGATTGTTCTTCTTATCGCCATCGGCATGAATACCTGCCGTTTGGGTAAACACGTTATCGCCGACAACGGGCTTGTTGTCGGGAATACGAAGGCCCGAAAAGGTCTCAACAATCTTACTGACCTGATACAGCGATTTTTCAACAACGCCCGTTCGAACCTCGGGCATAAAATCACGCAGCACCGCAATGGCACTGGCCAAAGGTGCGTTACCGGCGCGTTCACCCAGACCGTTAACGGTCAGATGTATACCGTGCGCTCCCGCCCGAATGGCCTCCATCACGTTGGCAATGCTGAGGTCATAATCGTTGTGAGCATGGAAATCGAAATGTAGATTGGGGTAGCGGGTTACCAACTGATGGACGAACGAATAGGATTCCGCCGGTGTCAGTACGCCCAGTGTGTCAGGCAACAATACCCGGAGAATAGGCTGGGTATTGAGGAAATCCAGATACTGAAAGACATAGTCCGGCGAGTTGCGCATGCCGTTGCTCCAGTCTTCCAGATACACATTGGCCTTAACGCCCAGCTTACCGGCTGCACAAACGACCTGACCGATGTCTGTAAAATGTTCGCCGGGGGTTTTCTTGAGCTGGTGGGTGAGGTGATTGAGCGAACCTTTGGTGAGCAGGTTCATCACTTTGGCACCGGACGCCTGCAACCAGTCGAGGGAGGCTTGTCCGTCGACGAAGGTCAGCACCTCAACTTTGTCGATCAGGCCAATGCTGTCAGCCCAGCGGGTAATTTGCTGCACCGCTTCCAGTTCACCCGCGGATACCCGGGCTGAAGCAATCTCTACGCGATCTACTTTAACTTCGGTAAGCAGTAACTGAGCCAGTGCCAGCTTTTCGGACGCAGAAAACGACACTCCGCTGGTTTGTTCACCATCACGGAGTGTCGTGTCCATTATTTCAATGTAGCGACGTTTCATAGATAAAGAGCGAAAGAGTGAATGAGCGAAAGAGTGGCTGGCGCGTTAGTTTTCGCTCATTCACTCTTTCGCTCCGCATCGGCGGTCCGATTTCGCTTTTAGAAAGGTCTCGTTTCGGCGAAGGCTCCGATTTCTTCTTTCATCGACAGCAGGTAGTCGATGTCGTCGTAGCCGTTGGTGAGGTTGTGCTTCTTGTATTCGTTGATCGCGAAGCTTTCGCTCTCGCCCGTTGCCAGCAGGGTGATCGTCTGGGCTGGTAAGTTTATTTCCAACTCGGTCTTTGGGTCGGCTTCGATGGCCGCGAAGATCTTCTCCAGAAATTCGGGGCTAACCCGAACGGGCAGGATACCGACGTTGATTGAGTTGGCCTGGAAAATATCGGCAAAAAAGCTTGATACGACGCAACGGAAGCCATAATCGTAAATGGCCCAGGCGGCATGCTCGCGGCTCGATCCGCTACCGAAGTTTTTGCCACCTACCAGAATTTTGCCAGAGTAGGTTGGGTCATTCAGGACGAAATCGGCCTTGGGTGTATTGTCGTTATTGTACCGCCAGTCGCGGAAAAGGTTGTCGCCAAATCCTTTGCGCTCGGTGGCCTTCAGGAAACGGGCGGGAATAATCTGGTCCGTGTCGACGTTCTCAATTGGCATGGGAACGGCAGTACTGCGGAGTATGGTAAATTTATCGTAAGCCATTTTGATGAATGGATAATGTGTAATGAATAATGAACAATGATCGAATAAATACAGTAATGTGAAATAAGGTCCCTGTTGGAGAGGACATCATTCTACATTATTCAGTTTACACTATCCATTAAACCTCTTGGGTCAGAAACAACACCCGTAACGGCGGCAGCGGCTGCTACCAGCGGGCTTGCCAGCAGCGTGCGGGCACCCGGTCCTTGGCGACCTTCGAAGTTGCGGTTGGAGGTCGATACGGCGTATTTACCCGCCGGAACCTTGTCTTCGTTCATGGCCAGACAGGCCGAGCAACCCGGCTGACGGAGTTCGAAACCGGCCTGGGTCAGGATATCCAGAATGCCTTCTTCCTGAATCTGTTTCTCAACAATGTGCGAACCCGGCACTAACCAGGCCGTGATGTTGTCGGCTTTTTTGCGGCCTTTTACAATCGACGCAAAGGCGCGGAAATCTTCAATCCGGCCATTCGTGCAACTGCCGAGGAACACAAAATCGACCGGTTTGCCGATCATGCTTTCGTTTTCCTGGAAGCCCATGTATTGCAGCGATTTCTTGTAGCTGGCGGAGCCATCTTTTACGCTGTCGGCGGTTGGGATCTGGTGGGTTACACCGGTGCCCAGACCTGGGTTTGTTCCGTAGGTGATTTGGGGTTCAATATCGGCGGCATCGAAGGTAAGGTCGAGGTCGAACGTAGCGCCTTCGTCGGTTTTGAGGCTTTCCCAATACGGAACGAGTTTATCCCACTGCTCGCCTTTGGGCGATAGTTCGCGGCCTTTGAGGTAGTCGAGTGTGGTTTGGTCGGGAGCGATCATACCGCCACGGGCACCCATTTCGATGGTCATGTTACAAACCGTCATACGGCCTTCCATGGTCATGTTCTCGAACACTTCACCAGCGTATTCGACAAAGTAGCCCGTAGCACCACTGGCCGATGTCTGCGAAATGATGTACAGAATGACGTCTTTAGGTAGCACCGCTTTACCGGGTTTACCATTGACGGTAATCCGCATTTTCTTGGGCTTGGGCTGCATGATGCACTGCGTAGCCAGCACCATTTCCACTTCAGACGTACCGATACCGAACGCAATAGCGCCAAAGGCACCGTGTGTTGAGGTGTGCGAATCGCCACAAACGATGGTCATGCCGGGCAGGGTGATGCCATTTTCGGGACCTACTACGTGGACAATGCCATTTTTCTGGTGCCCAAGACCCCAGTGCGAAATACCGTATGTTTTGGCATTACGCTCCAGAGCCGCCAACTGATTGGCCGACATCGGATCAGCAACGGGCAGGTGTTGGTTGAGCGTTGGTGTGTTGTGATCGGCGGTGGCAAAGGTGCGGTCGGGATATAATACCGTGGCACCACGGCCTTCGAGACCTAGAAAAGCCACCGGGCTTGTTACTTCGTGGATAAAATGGCGGTCGATGAACAACACATCGGGACCATCCTTAACCTGCCGGATGACGTGTGCATCCCAGACTTTATCGAACAGGGTTTTTGGGGTACTCATAACTATGGAGGATAACTAGTCGCGGTAATTTCTTTAGTGCTTTCCAACTATCGCGGGGATAGGGAAAGGTGGCTACAAAATTGATAAATGTTATTCAATGACGAATCCCGCCATTCGTCCAGTAAATAGCGATTTTAGTTCAAAGGGGTTTGTTGGGTGGAAAGCGGTATTTGGGTAGGAGGTGAAGTTGGATTCTTTAATCAGACAGGTTCACTCAGCAGGAGGTTTTGAGGAACCTTATAATAAAGAGGCCAACGTTACAGGGGTTGCCGAAGGTGGGGATTTGGCATTACTAAAGTTGAGTAGTGTTTATTAGTTCACAATTTGATTAATAGTATCATCGACGTTGTCAAGCTCAAGTCCCACTTTTGGCAACCCCATGTTAGCTGGCGTTGTTTCGACCTCTGATTCGACTCCTTTCAGCGTCCGACCATTTGGCAACTTCCATTCAATTAGGCCATTAGCATTGCGGCCCATAACAATTGCTGCTGCTGTTGAAGGACTTGCAAAAATATAATCGTCCGTTAGTTCCAAGTGTTCGCCGTTTTGAACTACTACCTTTTTATCGATAAGATCTTGTCGAAGCTTTTGCATCGACGGAGGAAAAGACGTAACGGTGGAAGTGGCAATCTTTGAACCTTTTAATACAACAAAACCCTCAGAAGTAGGCTCCCCTTGTGCGTTCGCGCCACGAGGTGCAACAATCATGAAGAACTCTTGTTGCTTGACTCTTGCTTTCAGTTCACGTTTTTCTTCGAATACTTTATGGCCGAGGGTGTTAACAAGCAGTTTGGCATTTTCTAAAAACTCTTCCATTTCTGCCCGGTCTGATTCTGAAATAGAAGATTGCGTAGGCGTTACTGTATTTGCGATCTTATATCTATTTGCAGTCTTCGCTATCTCATAAAGCCTACTTTCCAAATATTTTATGTGTGCTTTATTGAGGTTTTCATCCTTGCTTACAAAGATGACCGCTTCATTCCAAAAGTCTTTCTGGGTGAGATGTTGATTCAGTCTCTTGAGTATTGTCTCAGCTTCGCCTATATATACTTGGTCTTGGCCTTCCTCGTCTTTGCCTAGCAAAAGATAAATGCCGGTGTTAAAAAGGTCTGATCTGTCAGAGCAGTCTTTAACCTTTATCCTAGGAACTTTGTAAGCCTTGCCGGTCCAGTTCGACAATTCACATGTCATGCGTCCATTTGGATCGCCGTCTATGAGAAATATCTTGATTGTTTTCCCAAACTTCATTTTATGGTGGTTTTGTAATGCCAGCTAACGGATAGGGCTTTGCGACGGGCGGGTTTCCAAGCACAAATGCCCAATTTATTACTGAAGTTTATTAGAAGCATAAAGCTCCAAGTTTGCACTTCAGCCCGCCTGACGCAAAACCCGTGTTATGCACTGGTTTTTTTAAAATTCATCTACTTCATAAATCCTTTTGTTCCTATTTGTTCTCCATTTTCATTTGTCACTTCGTATATTCTACTTAATCCAACTTTGACTGCTTTAATAATATTTTCCGCATCACTCTTTGAAACAGATTCACTAGGAGTAGAAAGTTTCTTTAAATCAAAATCACTATCGACATACATAGATTTTAATTTTTTGCTGAAGTCAAAATTCCTAATCTCTATGCCATCTCCAGCAAATTGAGGAAGTGAATTTCCGTCAATTTTAATCCACTCTACTCTTGAAATTTTTTTGTTGTGTTTAGTATAGTTTTTTTTGAATTCTTCTTCCGTCATTATTCCAGTAAAAACATCTGCATCCATCTGCGATTTAGATATTTCTTCTAAAGATGCAAATCCTAAAAAGTAAGCTCGTTCATATGACTCATTTTCCAAAAGCAATTCAGCTTCTCCCAATAGTTTTACAGATTCACTTAAAGATGCTTGGTAAATTTCAAGATAAACCATCATATTTTGAGAATCTATTCCATTAAGTCTATTCATAATCAATGTCTTCAAAATACTAGGTGAATATGTTTTTTCTTCCATAATATTTATACTGTTTTAATTTCAACTTGTGCATAACTTTTTAATATGCGAAAGTTTTGTCGTACTTTTTGTATTTATCTCAACTATTTAAAGCTAAAATATCACTTTTTTCTTAAAGATGCTCCCGCGATTCATTGGTTAGCGCAGTGATAAATATAGCTTTTCTGCATAGTTTTATCATTCACGTTGAATGAATTGAATGGGCTTCGGTTAGGTAATGTATGGTCGGTTAGATTTAAGGTGACACGGTTCCACTAGAAGCAAAAGACCCAATCCCAACTGGCCTGACTACTGTGTTATAGCGACAACGCCACCAACTCACCCGGATGACCTATTGCCCCAACGGCCACAACGATGTATTGCTTGCCGTTGATGGAGTATGTCATGGGCAGACCGGCCTGATTGGCGGGGAGCTCGATTTCGGAGACGATGTTGCCGGTTGCTTTGTCGTAGGCCCGGAACTTGTTGCCACCACCGCCATCGGAGCCATAGAGGCCCGCACCTTCTCCGGCAAACAGCAGGGTTTTTGTAACTAACATGCCCACCCGATCCGGCAGGCCGGTTCGGGGAATCTTAATGCCTTTTAAGGCCGGAACGTCTTTTACCCAACTGGGCGTATCGGCATTGGGCACCATCCATTTGTGATCGCCGGTGTTCAGGTCAATAGCCGTGATTCGTCCGTAAGGCGGTTTGACGAGCGGCAACCCATACGGACCAATGCGGGCATTGCCCATGTAAGCCACGTAATCCATGTCCGAAATAGCCGGAGCAGCCTCCAGACTCATGGGACGAATAACGGTACTCGACGACACATACAGCATACCCGTTTCGGGATCGACCACACCGCCCTGCCAGTTGGCCCCGCCCACGGCATCGGGGAGCATTAGGGTGCCCAGGTTTTTGGGTGGATCATAGACGCTAATGGGTGTAAACAGCGGACCTTTTTTATACCGGCTGACTATTTTCAGGGCTGCTTTCTTTATCTCGGGGGTGAAATCGACCAGAATACTGTCCGAGTAGCCTTGCCGGTCAAAAGCGGCTGGTTTGGTCGGAAAAAGCTGCGTGGGCGATGTCCATTCGCCTTTTACATCGCTTTTAGGAACGGGTCGCTCTTCGATGGGCCAGACGGGTTTTCCGGTAATACGGTCAAACACGAACGCGAACGCCTGTTTGGTCACCTGCACGACTGCTTTGATGGGCTTGCCCTCCACGCGTATATCAGCCAGAATGGGCGGGGCGGGTAGGTCATAATCCCAGATGTCGTGGTGGATAAGCTGGTAATGCCATACTTTTTTGCCCGTTTTGGCATCCAGACAAACCAGACTCTGCGAAAACAGATTGTTGCCCGGCCGGTGCCCCCCGTAAAAATCACCCGTGGCGGCTTCTAAAGGCAAATACACATAGTCAAGGGCTGGGTCGGCCGTGAGCGGTGCCCAGGCTCCGGCGTTTCCGGTATACTGCCAGCTATCCTTTTCCCAGGTTTCGTTTCCGGCTTCACCGGCCTGCGGAATAGTGCGAAAAATCCAGAGCTGTTTGCCGGTCTTTACATCATACCCCATGATGTCGCCCGAACCTGTTTTTTGGAGGTCGGAGCCAAGCCCACCGGAAAACTGGCCCCCATGATAATCACATCGTTGACAATGATCGGTGGCGAGGTAGAGCCAATGGTGGAGGTGAGCGGGTCGACATGCGGTCCAAGACCTTTTTTGAGATCTACCACGCCATTATCCCCAAAATCGGAGATCAGATGCCCGCTTTGCGCATCGAGGGCGATGAGTTGAAAACTTGGCGTGATGTAAATGACCCGGTCTTTCCCTTTGTCGGGCGAGGTCCAATACGCCACTCCCCGGCCGGAATTCTGACGGGGCACATACGTCTTTCGGTCTTTTTCGTCGAACCGGAATGTCCACAAGGTCTCACCAGTCTCGGCATGAATGGCGGCTACGGTTCTGTTCGAACCCGCTGTTGTGAACAATACGCCATTCACCATCAGGGGTGTCGATTTAAAGTAAAATTCCGGGTTGGGACCAAAATTATCGGTCTTCCATCGCCAGGCAATTTTCAGGTTTTTGGCGTTTTCTTTATTGATCTGGCTGAGGGGTGAGTAGTTGGAACTGGCATAGTCGCTCCGGTGCTGCCGCCAGTCGCCCTCGATGGTGGTTGGTTTCGCCGTGTAAGTGGCGGGTTTGAACTGCATACTCACCCGCGACGATGGGGGAGGAGTTCCAATCGGAATCGCCTTCAACCGCGCTGTTGCTGATGGTAACGCCACATCGCCTTCCGGAAACCCGTTGGCATTTAGAATAAACGCGATCAGCGACGCGTACGACGCATCATCCAGCGAATGCGGATTGGTTTTGGGCATAGACGATTTGGTGAGGTCGAACAACTGCCCCACCGATTTATCGCTCCATTTACCAACGAACCGCTCACCAACCAGCGCGTTGCCGCCTTCTGTTCCGCGCAAATCCCGGCCATGGCAGGCCGCACAATGCGTGGCAAAGAGAGCGGCCCCGGCTTCGACCTGTTTCCGGGTAAAAACGCCCAGATTTGCCGTTAGGCTGGTTTTAGGCTTGGAGGGCTGTTGTGCCTTCAAACCCGGATGAAAAAAGAGACAGATAAAGCCCGCAGATATAATCAGATTTTTCATGCCGCCAGCATAACGGTAGGGTATATGCGTAGTAAAAAGTACGATTGTCCGTGTATATACCGCAGAGCTGATTGTTCAAGCTACATAAATCTATAAGTCTGATCTCCAGCCACGATTCCTAATTGGGCTCTATGATCAACGTATTCGCTTATTTAATCCCCTGCTGTAAGGGTGCTTGTCTGCCCCATGCAACGAAAATGGCGAGTAGAGCAAAGAAAATATTTACGCCAATCTGTGACGCTTCTCCTCTTGTCAGGTGAAACAGGCTGGCAGCTACCATAAGGGCTACTGTTCCATAGGCTGCATACCGTGTCAGTTTGGGCTGTATGTGGAGCAACGTAGGCAATACCAAGCCAATACCCGATAATAAATCGAGAACACCTGTCAGTTTAACCAGATTAGTATGCTCCGCTGTCCATGGCCACATGGTGGCTAATTGGTCGGCAGGCCGGAAAAGCTTCATAGTTGCCGCCCAGATTAAACTGACGGCTAGAACTACCTGAGCTGTCCAAAGGGCTATATTCAGTAGGGTTGATTGCTTTTGTTTAGTTGTCATATCATTTTCATTTGCTGCAAAACTATTTACATTCGCTATCCAAACGATATTACTTCCCGATTGGATAGCACTATCCAATCAGGAAGTAACGCGAACCATAATTAGAAATGCTGTCGACAGGTGGTTGCCCCAAAACAATGCTCTCCATAAAGGATGCCCTTGACGCGGTTGAGGGAAGGTGGAAGCTGCTTATCTTGTTCTCGTTGTCAGAAGGACCCAAACGATTTAAGCAGTTAGCAAGAGAGGTTAGCGGAATAACGGACAAGACACTCTCAAAAGAACTAAAAAGTCTGGAAGCAAATAAACTTGTCCTTCGGCAGGTTCACGACACCTTTCCGCCAACCGTTGAGTATTCGATTACGCCACACGGTATGTCGCTCGAAAAAGTGATAGACGAGCTTCATTTCTGGGGGTTAGCCCATCGAAAGGAAGTCATAGGGCAATGAATAATCTGCTATTTATAGCACCCCAAATAGCGACATCTAAAGTAGCTGTCAGATAGATGTATTTTGCTTGTAAGAAAACCAGGCAGTTTATAGGCC is a window of Spirosoma linguale DSM 74 DNA encoding:
- a CDS encoding 3-isopropylmalate dehydratase, small subunit (TIGRFAM: 3-isopropylmalate dehydratase, small subunit~PFAM: aconitate hydratase domain protein~KEGG: mes:Meso_3269 isopropylmalate isomerase small subunit), whose product is MAYDKFTILRSTAVPMPIENVDTDQIIPARFLKATERKGFGDNLFRDWRYNNDNTPKADFVLNDPTYSGKILVGGKNFGSGSSREHAAWAIYDYGFRCVVSSFFADIFQANSINVGILPVRVSPEFLEKIFAAIEADPKTELEINLPAQTITLLATGESESFAINEYKKHNLTNGYDDIDYLLSMKEEIGAFAETRPF
- a CDS encoding conserved hypothetical protein (KEGG: bbt:BBta_2759 hypothetical protein), which encodes MTTKQKQSTLLNIALWTAQVVLAVSLIWAATMKLFRPADQLATMWPWTAEHTNLVKLTGVLDLLSGIGLVLPTLLHIQPKLTRYAAYGTVALMVAASLFHLTRGEASQIGVNIFFALLAIFVAWGRQAPLQQGIK
- a CDS encoding 3-isopropylmalate dehydratase, large subunit (TIGRFAM: 3-isopropylmalate dehydratase, large subunit~PFAM: aconitate hydratase domain protein~KEGG: ank:AnaeK_1898 3-isopropylmalate dehydratase, large subunit); its protein translation is MSTPKTLFDKVWDAHVIRQVKDGPDVLFIDRHFIHEVTSPVAFLGLEGRGATVLYPDRTFATADHNTPTLNQHLPVADPMSANQLAALERNAKTYGISHWGLGHQKNGIVHVVGPENGITLPGMTIVCGDSHTSTHGAFGAIAFGIGTSEVEMVLATQCIMQPKPKKMRITVNGKPGKAVLPKDVILYIISQTSASGATGYFVEYAGEVFENMTMEGRMTVCNMTIEMGARGGMIAPDQTTLDYLKGRELSPKGEQWDKLVPYWESLKTDEGATFDLDLTFDAADIEPQITYGTNPGLGTGVTHQIPTADSVKDGSASYKKSLQYMGFQENESMIGKPVDFVFLGSCTNGRIEDFRAFASIVKGRKKADNITAWLVPGSHIVEKQIQEEGILDILTQAGFELRQPGCSACLAMNEDKVPAGKYAVSTSNRNFEGRQGPGARTLLASPLVAAAAAVTGVVSDPRGLMDSVN
- a CDS encoding transcriptional regulator, HxlR family (PFAM: helix-turn-helix HxlR type~KEGG: bja:bll5370 transcriptional regulatory protein); amino-acid sequence: MLSTGGCPKTMLSIKDALDAVEGRWKLLILFSLSEGPKRFKQLAREVSGITDKTLSKELKSLEANKLVLRQVHDTFPPTVEYSITPHGMSLEKVIDELHFWGLAHRKEVIGQ
- a CDS encoding methionine sulfoxide reductase A (KEGG: sde:Sde_1829 methionine sulfoxide reductase A); protein product: MKFGKTIKIFLIDGDPNGRMTCELSNWTGKAYKVPRIKVKDCSDRSDLFNTGIYLLLGKDEEGQDQVYIGEAETILKRLNQHLTQKDFWNEAVIFVSKDENLNKAHIKYLESRLYEIAKTANRYKIANTVTPTQSSISESDRAEMEEFLENAKLLVNTLGHKVFEEKRELKARVKQQEFFMIVAPRGANAQGEPTSEGFVVLKGSKIATSTVTSFPPSMQKLRQDLIDKKVVVQNGEHLELTDDYIFASPSTAAAIVMGRNANGLIEWKLPNGRTLKGVESEVETTPANMGLPKVGLELDNVDDTINQIVN
- a CDS encoding pyruvate carboxyltransferase (PFAM: pyruvate carboxyltransferase; LeuA allosteric (dimerisation) domain~KEGG: mpo:Mpop_2796 2-isopropylmalate synthase) gives rise to the protein MKRRYIEIMDTTLRDGEQTSGVSFSASEKLALAQLLLTEVKVDRVEIASARVSAGELEAVQQITRWADSIGLIDKVEVLTFVDGQASLDWLQASGAKVMNLLTKGSLNHLTHQLKKTPGEHFTDIGQVVCAAGKLGVKANVYLEDWSNGMRNSPDYVFQYLDFLNTQPILRVLLPDTLGVLTPAESYSFVHQLVTRYPNLHFDFHAHNDYDLSIANVMEAIRAGAHGIHLTVNGLGERAGNAPLASAIAVLRDFMPEVRTGVVEKSLYQVSKIVETFSGLRIPDNKPVVGDNVFTQTAGIHADGDKKNNLYFNALLPERFGRKRSYALGKMSGKANIENNLRELGIQLSEDDLKKVTQRVIELGDQKEVVTREDLPYVISDVLNTNSFASRVEVLNYVLTHSKDLKPSATLRVRIDEEHFEESAQGDGQYDAFMNALKKIYVKKKLTLPLLTDYAVRIPTGGRTDALCETIITWKHKNGEFKTRGLDSDQTVSAIKATQKMLNTLD